AAGGATTATCTCGGGGCCTGCGGTAAGGCAGAATATAACCCCTCTTCTGCGCAGGTTCTCAACGTTCTGCCTGTTCTTTATTACGCCGCCGCCTGTCGCTATAACAACATCCTTCTTTTTTGATATCTCCGCAACTATCTCAGATTCGATCTTTCTGAAGTGATCCTCACCCTTCTTTTTAAAGATAAGGGAGATGGGCATACCCTCGCTCTCTTCGATAAGCACATCGGTATCAACAAAAAGATAGCCGAGCTTATCGCTCAGCTCCTTGCCGACAGAGGTCTTGCCTGTGCCCATAAAACCTGCCAATACGATCTTCATAATAGCCTTGAATTAATTACAGGAGATTGATCAGAATTCACTTATCTGCTTCAGGTAACCCTTGAAGTTCCTCTTAGTCTCTTCCATGCTGTCCCCGCCGAACTTCATGAGGAAGCTGTCAGCTATCACAAGGGCAACCACCGCCTCACCGACAACAGATGCGGCAGGCACTGCGCATACATCAGACCTTTCATATGCGGCGTTGAACTTCTTCTTGCTCTTTATGTCAACTGATGAAAGAGGCTTCCTTAGTGTGGGGATAGGCTTCATGGCAGTCCTTACAACGATCGGCATGCCTGTGCTCATCCCGCCTTCAATACCGCCTGCGTTGTTGCTCTTTCTGTAAAACCCGCCTGCGGCATCTAATCTATTTGCCTTTGCAGCGCTGTAATATATCTCGTCCATAACTTTTGAGCCGGGCCTTCTTGCGCTCTCGAATCCGAGCCCTATCTCAACGCCCTTCATCGCCTGTATCCCCATGAGGCCGTATGATATCTTTGCATTCAGGCGGCTGTTCCACTGGCTGTAACTCCCAAGCCCCACGGGAACGCCTGTGACAACTATCTCAAAAACACCTCCGAGTGTGTCGCCGTCCTTCATAGCCCTGTCAATTCTGGCAATTATCTCTTTCTCTGCCTTCTTGTCAGGACATCTGACAGCAGATGCTTCAGCGCTTTTGAACATGGATAATATGGATTTCAGGTCTGCGCTTTGAGCCTTATGCCTTATGTCCTGCGCCTCTATCCCGCCTATCTCAGTAACATAGCTCATTACCTTAATATCAAACTCTGCAAGGAATCTCTTTGCAATAGCTCCAAGGGCGGTCCTTGTCGCTGTCTCTCTTGCGCTTGAGCGTTCAAGGACATTTCTGACATCCTTATGCCCGTATTTGATAGCGCCCGAAAGGTCTGCATGCCCAGGCCTCGGCCGTGTGACCTGAGAGATACTGTCCTTGTGCTTGATTAAAGGAGACATTGCCTTATCCCAGTTAGCCCAGTCCCTGTTCTCTATCATCAATCCAATAGGAGAGCCGAGAGTCTTGCCCCACCTGACTCCGGACAGGATCTGTGCATGATCTGTCTCTATCTTCATGCGGCCTCCCCTGCCGTGGCCCTTCTGCCGTCTTGCAAGGTCGCTGGCGATATCTTTTTCAGATAAGGAAAGGTTTGCCGGCACCCCGTCAATGACACATAAAAGAGCCTTCCCATGAGACTCACCGGATGTAAGATATTTAAGTTTTTCTAACATAATTTAATAGTTGAATATGCAAAGAAATATTGTTATAGTTTAACTCATAGTGATGAATAATGAAATCATAAAGAACATATTACTGTCAAGGAAAAGTATTGTGCATCTTATTAAACAATATATAGTTACATATTAAACAACATATTGAAAACACTTGAATTAAACCCTTTCGCAGACTATAATTAACTCATAATATATATATAGTATTTGACAAAAAGAAAAAAAAGGAATATATAATCCATATGAGTCTTGTATCCGACATGCTGTCAAAAGTCAAAATCACCCCGCCCATGAGGGAGACACCCCCGGGCTTAAAATCTGATATCAATCAAGCAAGAAGAAAAAAAGTAGACAAAAAATATAAGATAGCTCTTGTCTTAAGTGTAGTTGCCGCATTCATGATCATAGTCTCTGCTCTCTTGTTTAGGATTTATGTTATTAAAGCCGGCGAACCGATAGCAGATGACCTGAACAAACTTAAGAGCGAGCACAAATCCAGAACTAAAGACCAAAAAGCATCCGAGACCCTAAGTGAAAAGATTGAAGAAGCATTAAAGACCGTTCCTAAAAAGGATGAGAAGCCCATCATTGCTGATAAAAAAGACATAATTGTAAAAACCCCACCCCCGGACCTTCTTACTGCCGCGTTAAATGAAAGTGATAAGGGTGATAAAGAAGATTCCGGTACTTCAGAATCAGCCGATAAAAAACCAGCCGGACTTAAGGACAACAAAAAAGTCGATAAAGCAGAGATTCCGCCTGTTGAAGAAGAGAAAGAACCTGGTATTGGCTCAAAAGATACCTATCATTACCTCTATAAAGCCAGCAGAAGTGAAAAGGACAAGGATTATCTTGGCGCAATATCCATATACAATAAGATACTTGCGGTCGAGCCCACAAACTATATAGTCATGAACAAGATAGCTTCTCTTCTGATGAAGATGAACATGTGGAAAGAGTCAATGGATGAATTGCGGAAGAGTTATAAGATAAATAAGGATTACATCCCCACCCTGATAAATATCGGGATCGTATATGCAAATACAGAAAACTATTCAACAGCTGAAAAATATTTTCAAAAGGCCCTTAGCCTGGATCCTATAAATCAGGATGCCATCTTCAGCATAGCCGTGCTGTATGAAAAACAGAATATGGATGATAAAGCCGCTGAATATTATTCAAGGCTCAGGAAACTGGGTGATACAAGAGGAAATACCGGCCTTGAAAGAATTCTTTCTTACAACTAATAGAGATAATTAAGGAAATAATCTAATCTCTTTAAGCTTCTCTTTAGCCTTTTCCGCACTTCTGGTATCAGGATATTTTTCGATCAGCCATTTTAAAACTTCTTCAGCCTTCTGTTTGTTATTCAGTTTTACAAAAGCAGAACTGGCCATAAGAAGGGCATCTGGGGCCTTTTTGCCTGAGTACTCTCTT
This region of Thermodesulfovibrionia bacterium genomic DNA includes:
- the aroC gene encoding chorismate synthase, with product MLEKLKYLTSGESHGKALLCVIDGVPANLSLSEKDIASDLARRQKGHGRGGRMKIETDHAQILSGVRWGKTLGSPIGLMIENRDWANWDKAMSPLIKHKDSISQVTRPRPGHADLSGAIKYGHKDVRNVLERSSARETATRTALGAIAKRFLAEFDIKVMSYVTEIGGIEAQDIRHKAQSADLKSILSMFKSAEASAVRCPDKKAEKEIIARIDRAMKDGDTLGGVFEIVVTGVPVGLGSYSQWNSRLNAKISYGLMGIQAMKGVEIGLGFESARRPGSKVMDEIYYSAAKANRLDAAGGFYRKSNNAGGIEGGMSTGMPIVVRTAMKPIPTLRKPLSSVDIKSKKKFNAAYERSDVCAVPAASVVGEAVVALVIADSFLMKFGGDSMEETKRNFKGYLKQISEF
- a CDS encoding tetratricopeptide repeat protein — translated: MSLVSDMLSKVKITPPMRETPPGLKSDINQARRKKVDKKYKIALVLSVVAAFMIIVSALLFRIYVIKAGEPIADDLNKLKSEHKSRTKDQKASETLSEKIEEALKTVPKKDEKPIIADKKDIIVKTPPPDLLTAALNESDKGDKEDSGTSESADKKPAGLKDNKKVDKAEIPPVEEEKEPGIGSKDTYHYLYKASRSEKDKDYLGAISIYNKILAVEPTNYIVMNKIASLLMKMNMWKESMDELRKSYKINKDYIPTLINIGIVYANTENYSTAEKYFQKALSLDPINQDAIFSIAVLYEKQNMDDKAAEYYSRLRKLGDTRGNTGLERILSYN